In Carya illinoinensis cultivar Pawnee chromosome 7, C.illinoinensisPawnee_v1, whole genome shotgun sequence, the following are encoded in one genomic region:
- the LOC122315935 gene encoding probable low-specificity L-threonine aldolase 1, with protein MITRTVDLRSDTVTKPTEAMRAAMAAAVVDDDVLHHDPTALRLETEMARITGKEAAVFVPSGTMGNLISVLVHCDTRGSEVILGDNSHIHIYENGGISTIGGVHPRTVKNNQDGTMDIDLIEAAIRDPSGVLVYPTTRLICLENTHANHGGRCLSVEYVDKVGELAKRHGLKLHIDGARIFNASVALGIPVHRLVQAADSVSVCLSKGLGAPVGSVIVGSKSFIAKAKILRKTLGGGMRQVGILCAAALVAVQENVVKLEGDHKKAKILAEGLSLIKGIKVDVASVETNIIFFDIEESSKFTAEKLCKYLEEHGILVMQEGPLSIRIVLHHQISESDVQYTLSCFQHALTGVQDQNGI; from the exons ATGATTACTCGAACAGTGGATCTCCGGTCTGACACAGTCACCAAACCGACTGAAGCAATGCGGGCTGCTATGGCGGCTGCTGTGGTTGATGATGATGTTTTGCACCATGACCCAACTGCTTTACGCTTGGAAACAGAAATGGCAAGGATCACGGGGAAGGAGGCAGCCGTATTTGTTCCCTCAGGCACAATGGGCAATCTAATTAGCGTGCTTGTTCATTGCGACACTCGGGGAAGTGAAGTCATTCTTGGGGACAATTCCCATATCCACATTTATGAGAATGGTGGCATTTCAACAATTGGAGGTGTGCATCCAAGGACTGTGAAGAACAATCAAGATGGAACAATGGATATTGATTTAATTGAAGCTGCCATTAGAGATCCAAGTGGGGTGCTCGTGTACCCTACTACAAGGCTCATCTGCTTGGAAAACACACATGCAAA CCATGGAGGTAGATGTCTGTCTGTAGAATATGTAGACAAAGTTGGAGAGCTAGCCAAAAGGCATGGTTTGAAGCTTCATATTGATGGGGCCCGCATTTTTAATGCATCAGtt GCACTTGGCATTCCTGTTCATAGGCTGGTGCAAGCTGCTGACTCCGTTTCG GTATGCCTGTCAAAGGGTCTGGGTGCTCCAGTTGGATCTGTTATTGTTGGCTCCAAAAGCTTTATTGCCAAG GCCAAAATACTTCGGAAAACCTTAGGTGGTGGGATGAGACAGGTTGGGATCCTTTGCGCTGCTGCTTTGGTAGCTGTACAAGAAAATGTTGTAAAGCTTGAAGGTGATCACAAGAAAGCTAAGATTTTGGCAG AAGGACTGAGTCTAATCAAAGGAATAAAAGTCGATGTTGCTTCAGTGGAGACCAATATT ATATTTTTTGACATAGAAGAGAGCTCAAAGTTCACAGCAGAAAAACTGTGCAAGTACTTAGAAGAACATGGTATACTCGTGATGCAAGAGGGCCCATTAAG